TACACTGTTGGCAAAATAAACATACGGTCTACACTGCAGTTGAGTTTGCTGATAATTGCACAATCTCGGCATAAACTAATTATACACTCTATCAACAACGTTTAAAGGATCCAGGGGCCTCTTCGATCATAAACCAACAAGGCATCGGAAGCCAATGTAACTGAAGGCAACCAAGGAGCTAGCTGGGATGCTTTCAGTGTCTTGATCTGCTTCTGTACCTGTAGTGCCAGAACTCTTTCAGATGGTTTCAAATAAGTAGCATGGATGTCCTAAATCCTTTTAACATAGCAATTCATGATAAATTACCTGGGAGAACGAGAGGGTGAACTGGAATGGGACAGTGAACGTGAACGACGTCTTCTTGGGCTCCTGCTACGGCTTCTGCTATAATGTCGCTTTCTGGACAGGAAACCATGATACTTAATACACATGGTATATGTTCGTTCGAATATTAAACTTTCAGATGTTCCCCAAAAAAATCATAcaccctccgtcccaaaataagtgacgtggatttgtataagagtCTATACAGATCCAAGTACTATTTTGCCAAGACATTTTTAGTTACCAGTAATCTTCAAGAGTAAACATACTATTTTGGCAAAATCATCAATGATTGCAACCTCTTGGATAGCTCAAGCTGAAGCATTTTCTATCCTCAACTAACCCACAAACTTAACACAAGCGTGACAAAGATTGATTCAAGTACCTTGGTGGAGAACGGCTAAGACTTCTACTCCTGCTACGACACTTGTATCGGCCTACTTCTGCAAGTTTTTCCTGCCTTTGCCGTTCCTGTTCTCGTTTCTTTGCAGTCTCAGCAGCAGTGTCTTTTCGGACTGTAGAAACAAACAGAAGCTCAGTATTGATTGTATGAGGATTAATGATTGTCATTGTCCAAGCTCACTAATGCAGATAAGAATGATAAGGAAGCATGGCACAaattcatactccctccgtcccatattaagtgacgaaatattacatatatctagatgcttttcgGGCATAcgtacatccatatttgggcaaatttgagtcacttaatatgggacggagggagtactttgctTGTTAAGCTGTTTGCATTATCCTTTTAAGATGTTCCGCTAATGCAGATGGAATGAAAGAAAACATGGAATGAAGACATACTTTGCTTGTTAAGCTGTTTGCTCATTATCCTTTTAAGACGTTCCTGCggtgtttctttcttttcagtCAGGGGAGTTTTGCCAGCTCCTCCTGGAGCACCCTTGCTTAGTTTCAATAATGCTGATGATGTGCTATCAACAGAAAAGAGACCACAGTTTAGTATATGTCTACTAAAACTAAAAATGGGAAAAGAATATCCTGGTATCAGATGGATACTCAAGATTAGACACTGTAACATGACTGCAACGGTGGTGTAAAGGCTTATCAATCGCAAGCAACTTCGTTGCACAAACAGCTGCTCTCTCTTCATAAGATTGTAATGTGTTGACAAACCTGGTGGgtggtttcaaattttttgcaCTTCTTTCCTGTTCAACGGACAAAGAAGATGCAGGGTCGCTGTGAAGAGCCTCAAGAATTTGGACACCTGATGACCTGCAAGGATGAAGGAACGTTataggcaaaaacaatttgtAGGAGCAAAGAAAATTAGGTCACAAGTTCCACAGCTGATAGTAGGTGTAGGTGTATGTACGTGATATCCATCTTTCTGAGTAAATACAATACAGACTCTTCCATTGCATGTCTGACTACAAACCCAGAATCATTTTATGCCATGGAACTTCAACTACCACAGTGACCTTGTTTTCACCTATTCTAATCCTGACATTCAACTTCTAGGATAACAAGACCACGCAAAGCTGCAGGGAAGGAATGCTAGCCCAATGTATCTTTTCGCAAATATTAAAGGTCGAGTTCCCCGACCGGTTAGGTATGTCAACTCGTATTGGAGATGAAGGCGGAGAGATGCCGGAGACTTTCAAGTCACTGGTGTCGTCTGAACCTCCAAATTCAGTAATATATTCAACCCTTGGAGGCTTTGGCTTGCTCCGGTAGTTACTTTCAGCATGTGTACCACGGGCATGACGTTTAGAATAGGAAGGTGAACGAGATCTTGATCTGTCAAATAAAATATTATGCTGGTCAAGCAAAGAACTTTTGTTTGAAGAATAATTCCAGTCAATATGGAGCGCAGTAGCATACCTTCTGCCCCTTGAATATGCTTCATATGATGGGCTTCTCCTTTGTTCCCTGTATTATAACAAATGATGTTAGAGCATTTTAACCACTTTGTTATTGTCTTGCTCATTACAAAGCTGAAAGATAATGTTACCTATAAGGGTCACGATAAGGTGCCCTTCCGACAGAACGTactgcctccctctctctttccctctCAGATTGAGAAGCCTTCCTTCTTTCTCTTCGGCTCAattttttctgtaatttatGATGTCAGTTCTTACAAGAGGCAAATAAAGAGACATTACATCTGAAGCTATTGAAGTACTAACGATGGATGGATCGCCTTTAATAATTTCTTTCTGCcgcttctcctcttctttagCTTTTTTGTCCATGTAGACAAGCCAGTTATATCTTTTTACACCAAATTCTTTAGCTAAGTTTTCCATTCGTTCATCACTGCTGTCATCACTACTGAAGTCCTtgccatcttcatcttcatcttcctcttcctcttcatcatcaCTGTTTAGATCTTCGGAATCTTCATTTCCATCCCCTTTATATGAGTATCCAACCTGTGAATAAGCACCTTTGCTAGCTGCGGCCTGTGAGGATTGAGATCTGCCGGAAATATTAAAGAAATATGACAGAAAAAAGATTGAACCATTGAAAGAAAATGGCAGGACTGATAAAAAGAAAGTCTAAATAACGCTAGGTATATTATCATAGTGGTTAAAACGTTAATTACACCAAATAATAATAAGAGCAAAATTTCACAACATAGCACATATAGCTGGTTCAACTAAGGTCCAGTTTTTTAGCTTTTCTTACAAGCTACGAAATTTAGAATTACATTCACAATAAAATAATCCATTTGATATTTACCCTTtttggaaaataaaaattataacATATGTAAACTTGTGACGCAAGGCATCTAATTTCTCACAGCTGGGCCATTCTGTGAATTTTGAAGAGTCATGCTCATATTAGTATATCCagcaaaaaaatcaaaatctgTGCATTTACATTGCTTTTTGTCTGAGAAGTATAAGTTTGAACAAGCACCACTGCATCTTTTGTTGTGACAGCAATTTGCAAGGACAAAGCCGTATATACTATGTTGATGCTTGTCTAGTTTTCCCGAGAATAAATATGATTAGCAAATAAATGGgttccataacttttgtgggTTG
This is a stretch of genomic DNA from Brachypodium distachyon strain Bd21 chromosome 1, Brachypodium_distachyon_v3.0, whole genome shotgun sequence. It encodes these proteins:
- the LOC100842983 gene encoding CLK4-associating serine/arginine rich protein isoform X2, coding for MAWLLIHQLIRLLHFCEPSHEGLGIHIISFPVLSYLLESIDWWMVKLMEYGFDSGIPWNGKQDILIDRFDGRALLDFIRDPSSRHFRALEKSEEEEELEEFVNFERYRDLIKHRRRGFSDEAGLQHVAQELEAKAILPFSFEKSQSSQAAASKGAYSQVGYSYKGDGNEDSEDLNSDDEEEEEDEDEDGKDFSSDDSSDERMENLAKEFGVKRYNWLVYMDKKAKEEEKRQKEIIKGDPSIKKLSRRERRKASQSEREREREAVRSVGRAPYRDPYREQRRSPSYEAYSRGRRSRSRSPSYSKRHARGTHAESNYRSKPKPPRVEYITEFGGSDDTSDLKVSGISPPSSPIRVDIPNRSSGVQILEALHSDPASSLSVEQERSAKNLKPPTSTSSALLKLSKGAPGGAGKTPLTEKKETPQERLKRIMSKQLNKQIRKDTAAETAKKREQERQRQEKLAEVGRYKCRSRSRSLSRSPPRKRHYSRSRSRSPRRRRSRSLSHSSSPSRSPRYRSRSRH
- the LOC100842983 gene encoding CLK4-associating serine/arginine rich protein isoform X1, translated to MWHEARRSEKKVHDLMDAARRRAQRRAVYLARRRGDPHQTLQVSGARCRVHRDDALYQATEDQQGLIPWNGKQDILIDRFDGRALLDFIRDPSSRHFRALEKSEEEEELEEFVNFERYRDLIKHRRRGFSDEAGLQHVAQELEAKAILPFSFEKSQSSQAAASKGAYSQVGYSYKGDGNEDSEDLNSDDEEEEEDEDEDGKDFSSDDSSDERMENLAKEFGVKRYNWLVYMDKKAKEEEKRQKEIIKGDPSIKKLSRRERRKASQSEREREREAVRSVGRAPYRDPYREQRRSPSYEAYSRGRRSRSRSPSYSKRHARGTHAESNYRSKPKPPRVEYITEFGGSDDTSDLKVSGISPPSSPIRVDIPNRSSGVQILEALHSDPASSLSVEQERSAKNLKPPTSTSSALLKLSKGAPGGAGKTPLTEKKETPQERLKRIMSKQLNKQIRKDTAAETAKKREQERQRQEKLAEVGRYKCRSRSRSLSRSPPRKRHYSRSRSRSPRRRRSRSLSHSSSPSRSPRYRSRSRH